The following are encoded in a window of Mycobacteroides chelonae CCUG 47445 genomic DNA:
- a CDS encoding fatty acyl-AMP ligase: MVRADGLLDIGDCLNADGNVELPPGTTLISLIERNIRNVGDTVAYRYLDFTNSEDGTRIELTWSQLGVRLNAVAATLQRHIERGDRVAILAPQGLDYVVGFFSAIKAGAIAVPLFAPELPGHAERLDTALTDCRPTVVLTTSSARTVVEDFLKEQDTRILVIDEIPDEAGETFEYVHLVDDDISHLQYTSGATRPPVGVEITHRAVGVNLTQMILSIDLLDRNTHGCSWLPLYHDMGLSMIGFPTVYGGHSTLMSPTAFIRRPQRWIKALSDGCKEGRVITAAPNFAYEYTAQRGVPKDGADIDLGNVVMIIGSEPVSIDAIRTFEKAFAPFGLPSTAFKPSYGIAEAVLFISNIAPDAEPSVVYLDRAQLAEGRAVSTAPDAPNITVHVSCGQLARSLSGVIVDPGTGNELPDGHVGEIWLQGNNVGRGYWGRPDESARTFHARLGETLAKSHADKSNVDGDWLRTGDMGFYLDGELYVTGRMVDHITIDGGSYYPQDVETAVADASPTVRRGYVTAFTIDDGLVVVAERASRTAKADPQEAADAVRQAVRSQYGLELCDVRLLPAGAIPRTTSGKLARRACRRQYLDGSLGVHGDLS, encoded by the coding sequence GTGGTTCGCGCTGACGGTTTGCTTGATATCGGCGATTGCCTGAATGCCGACGGAAACGTCGAACTGCCGCCCGGCACCACGCTGATATCCCTCATCGAGCGCAACATCAGGAACGTCGGGGACACCGTCGCCTATCGCTATCTGGACTTCACCAACTCCGAGGACGGCACCCGTATCGAGCTCACGTGGTCGCAGCTCGGGGTGCGTCTGAACGCGGTAGCCGCGACGTTGCAACGTCACATCGAACGGGGTGATCGGGTCGCCATTCTGGCTCCGCAGGGTCTGGACTATGTCGTCGGATTCTTCTCGGCGATAAAGGCCGGCGCCATCGCGGTGCCGCTCTTCGCTCCCGAGTTGCCCGGCCACGCCGAGCGTCTGGATACCGCCCTCACGGACTGCAGGCCCACGGTGGTCCTGACGACCTCCAGCGCACGCACGGTTGTCGAAGACTTCCTCAAAGAACAGGACACTCGCATCCTCGTCATCGACGAGATCCCCGATGAAGCGGGCGAGACCTTCGAGTACGTGCATCTAGTGGATGACGACATCTCGCATCTGCAGTACACCTCGGGTGCGACCCGACCTCCGGTCGGCGTGGAAATCACGCACCGCGCCGTCGGTGTCAATCTGACGCAGATGATCCTGTCGATCGATCTGCTGGATCGAAACACGCACGGCTGCAGCTGGTTACCGCTCTACCACGATATGGGTTTGTCCATGATCGGCTTTCCGACGGTCTATGGTGGTCACTCCACCCTCATGTCGCCGACGGCCTTCATCCGTCGGCCACAACGCTGGATCAAGGCGCTCTCCGACGGCTGCAAGGAAGGCCGCGTCATCACCGCCGCCCCCAATTTCGCGTACGAGTACACCGCACAGCGCGGTGTGCCGAAGGACGGTGCGGACATCGACCTGGGCAACGTAGTGATGATCATCGGTTCCGAGCCGGTCAGCATCGATGCCATCCGCACCTTTGAAAAGGCCTTTGCGCCCTTCGGATTACCGTCGACCGCGTTCAAGCCCTCCTACGGCATTGCCGAGGCCGTCCTGTTTATTTCCAACATCGCACCGGATGCCGAACCCTCCGTCGTGTACCTCGATCGTGCGCAGCTCGCCGAGGGCCGCGCGGTATCGACCGCTCCCGATGCGCCCAACATCACCGTCCATGTGTCCTGTGGCCAACTCGCCCGCAGCCTGTCGGGTGTGATCGTCGATCCAGGGACAGGCAACGAGCTTCCAGACGGTCATGTCGGCGAAATCTGGTTGCAGGGCAACAATGTTGGCCGCGGCTATTGGGGCCGTCCGGACGAAAGTGCGAGGACATTCCACGCCCGGCTCGGTGAGACGCTCGCGAAAAGCCATGCTGACAAGTCCAATGTGGACGGCGACTGGTTGCGCACCGGTGACATGGGTTTCTATCTCGACGGTGAGTTGTACGTCACCGGACGCATGGTCGACCACATCACTATCGACGGCGGGTCGTATTACCCGCAGGACGTCGAGACGGCCGTCGCGGACGCGTCGCCCACCGTGCGGCGCGGATACGTCACCGCCTTCACCATCGACGATGGTCTGGTGGTTGTCGCCGAGCGTGCCTCGCGGACGGCCAAGGCTGACCCGCAGGAAGCGGCCGACGCGGTCCGCCAGGCGGTCCGCAGCCAATACGGCCTGGAGCTCTGCGACGTGCGCCTGCTCCCGGCGGGAGCCATCCCGCGCACCACCAGCGGAAAACTGGCGCGACGGGCCTGCCGCCGCCAGTACCTGGACGGCTCCCTGGGCGTTCACGGAGATCTCAGCTAA
- a CDS encoding DUF3817 domain-containing protein — MTEPEATPQTPAVTTPVEKIRGALWRYRILAWTTGVWLIALCWEMWLKYIEHVTHPPSWIGIVHGWIYFVYLIFTTDLAIKVRWPWPRTAGTLLAGTIPLLGFIVEHYRTKQVKEQFGI; from the coding sequence GTGACCGAGCCCGAAGCCACACCCCAGACGCCCGCCGTGACCACGCCGGTCGAGAAAATCCGTGGCGCCCTGTGGCGCTACCGGATCCTGGCCTGGACCACCGGTGTGTGGCTGATTGCCCTCTGCTGGGAAATGTGGCTCAAATACATTGAGCACGTAACGCATCCGCCGAGCTGGATCGGCATCGTGCACGGGTGGATCTACTTCGTGTACCTGATCTTCACCACCGATCTGGCCATCAAGGTGCGCTGGCCGTGGCCACGCACCGCCGGCACGCTGCTCGCGGGCACGATCCCGCTGCTCGGTTTCATCGTCGAGCATTACCGCACCAAGCAGGTCAAGGAGCAGTTCGGCATCTAG
- a CDS encoding DUF3375 domain-containing protein, giving the protein MTDLTIEELFAHNDDVQKSRAVRLLAAKNLAPYITLMERHLDRSAKVSEPQLVAKLDRDLQAVGLGEQSGLALIKSWASDGWLHRASDGAGPDAENVCSLTEDARSALAFVRRLRRADSVATGGSIAGIAAGLKRVATQLDGDPSRLRADIEAQIAELQTYLHAIDDGYRPEPDIVDLEDETRAIAYQMEQVITDIVRYGSMQNEITAGLIDAAEDSDSGFRDRARRMFADYDALFDSRERASYAAFTRTIQDPDQRAALRSDIACVAEGLPELDPGLRDVMKNFFKLVSQQIAEVSRIEQRCAQRIRRFFAAGTTEQARGRARQLNDALAAGHALLKVSTADSPIDAELPIGRSAAASIGALSFTIKDTAPPVLAQEAPSGPLDLSGFSALATQVDMAALAETVNSAIAKGPVSLPDMISHVDAPYLGDVIVLWSLALKQDNTLDRESVKVKFRSLDGQDRVMEVPQLMFREPVLATLDEEGAAL; this is encoded by the coding sequence ATGACTGACCTGACAATCGAAGAGCTGTTCGCGCACAACGACGACGTGCAGAAATCCCGCGCGGTCAGGCTATTGGCCGCTAAGAATCTCGCGCCGTACATCACGCTCATGGAGCGCCACCTGGACCGCAGCGCGAAGGTTTCCGAACCCCAGCTGGTGGCCAAACTGGACCGGGATCTTCAGGCGGTCGGCCTGGGGGAGCAGTCCGGACTTGCCCTCATCAAGAGCTGGGCAAGTGACGGCTGGTTGCACCGCGCGTCGGATGGCGCCGGTCCCGACGCCGAGAACGTCTGCTCGTTGACCGAGGACGCGCGCAGTGCGCTGGCCTTCGTCCGGCGCCTGCGTCGCGCTGACAGCGTCGCCACCGGCGGGTCCATCGCAGGCATCGCCGCGGGCCTCAAGCGGGTCGCGACTCAACTGGATGGCGACCCATCGCGGCTGCGTGCCGATATCGAGGCTCAGATCGCCGAGTTGCAGACCTACTTGCACGCGATCGACGATGGATACCGTCCTGAGCCGGACATCGTTGATCTCGAGGATGAAACCCGCGCCATCGCCTATCAGATGGAGCAGGTGATCACCGACATCGTGCGCTACGGCAGCATGCAGAACGAGATCACCGCGGGACTCATCGACGCTGCGGAGGACTCCGATTCCGGGTTCCGTGACCGTGCACGACGTATGTTCGCCGACTACGACGCCCTGTTCGACTCCCGTGAACGAGCCTCGTACGCCGCCTTCACCCGCACCATCCAGGACCCCGACCAACGCGCCGCCCTGCGCAGTGATATCGCCTGTGTCGCTGAGGGATTACCTGAGCTAGACCCGGGTTTGCGTGATGTCATGAAGAACTTCTTCAAGCTGGTTTCCCAGCAGATCGCGGAAGTTTCCCGCATCGAGCAGCGCTGTGCGCAACGTATCCGGCGATTCTTCGCCGCCGGCACCACAGAGCAGGCACGTGGCCGTGCGCGTCAGCTCAACGACGCTCTGGCCGCTGGGCACGCGCTGCTCAAGGTGTCCACGGCAGATTCCCCGATTGACGCCGAACTACCGATCGGCCGCTCCGCGGCGGCTTCCATCGGTGCCCTGTCCTTCACTATCAAGGACACCGCGCCGCCGGTGCTGGCCCAGGAAGCGCCATCGGGCCCCTTGGACTTGAGTGGATTCTCGGCATTGGCGACCCAGGTGGACATGGCCGCACTGGCCGAGACGGTGAACAGTGCCATTGCCAAGGGGCCAGTTTCCCTGCCCGACATGATTTCTCATGTCGACGCGCCGTATCTGGGTGACGTGATCGTGCTGTGGTCGCTGGCCCTCAAGCAGGACAACACCCTTGATCGCGAGTCGGTGAAGGTGAAGTTCCGGTCCCTGGATGGACAGGACCGGG